The sequence TAGAACATATCCCGCATCTGCAGGAGCATTTTACACACCCGGTACGAATCAGGGAAGGATACTACCTTACGCCACAGGAACCGGGTAGCAGCTGTGATCTTAAACAGATATCATCATTCTGATCACCGCAGAAATTGTAGCCACCTGCTGTGACCTTAAACAAATTGCATGCGTATCATTATCATTCTGATCACCACAGGAATTGTAGCCACCAGCTGTGACCTAAACAAATTGTATGAGTATCGTTACCATTCTGACCACCGCAGGATTGTAGCCACCTGCTGTGACCCAAACAAATTGTATGCGTATCATTACCATTCTAACCACCGCAGAAATTGTAGCCACCTGCTGTGACCTTAAACAAATTGTATGCATATCATTACCATTCTGACCACCGCAGGAATTGTAGCCACCAGCTGTGACCTAAACAAATTGTATGCGTATCGTTACCATTCTGACCACCGCAGGATTGTAGCCACCAGCTGTGACCTTAAACAAATTATATGATCATCGTCGTTATTCTATACATCATCATCATCGTAGCAATAGGCCTATGGGCTGGTCTAAAAAAAGACAAAGACCCAAAGGACTACTTCCTGGCAGGCAAAACCCTGCGCTGGCCCATGATCGGCCTCGCATTATTTGCCACAAACATATCCTGTCTTCATTTAGTAAGTCTGGCGCAAAGTGGTTATGACGATGGCTTACTAAGTGGCAACTTTGAATGGATGGCGGCGTTTACCTTAATACTGCTGGCACTATTTTTTGCACCATTTTATATCCGTAGCGGGATCAGTACACTACCCGATTTTTTGGAAAAACGTTATAACCGTGCATGCAGGGACTGGCTTACATTGATCTCCATTATATCTGCCATCACTATCCATATTGCGTTTTCCCTGCTCACAGGTGGTATCGTACTGGAAACATTGTTTGGTGTCAATATGTACACCAGCGTAACGGTAATTGCCTGCATTACCGCCGTCTATACCATTATCGGCGGACTCAGAGCTGTTGTAGTCACAGAAAGTATTCAAACAGTCGTACTGGTATCAGGTGCCGTGATCATCACCATCGCCTGTTTTCAAAAAATGGGCGGATGGCATGCCATGACGGATGTATTACAGGAACATGGACAGATGGATAAGTTGTCTATGCTGAGGAGTGGTGGTAACCTACCCTGGTATGGGGTGTTCCTTGGCTACCCGGTGATTGGTATCTGGTATTGGTGTGCGGATCAAACAATCGTGCAGCGCATATTGGGAGCAAAAAATGAAAATCATGCAAGACTCGGCCCATTGTTTTGTGGCTTTATCAAAATACTGCCTGTTTTTATTTTTATTCTGCCCGGGTTATTTGCCAGCACATTGGCAAAGAAAGGTTTGCTGATTGCACCTGCAGATAGCAAAGGTATTTACACAGTAATGATCACACAGCTGGTACCATCAGGGTTAGCGGGTATTATTGTCGCTGCATTATTATCAGGTTTGATGAGCCAGGTATCAGGGGCACTGAATTCTATATCTACGCTGGTGAGTTTTGATCTGTACAAAAGATTTAAACCATCCGCAAGCGATCAGCAATTGGTGAGAATGGGCCGTATATCGGCAGGCATTGCTTTATTATTATCGATTTGCTTGCTTCCTTTACTCAATAGCTATAATAGTATTTTCAATGGGGTAAATGATATTATTTCGCATATCGCCCCTCCTATTACCTGCGTATTTTTGTTGGGCATTTTCTGGTCACGGGCTTCTGCCAGAGCTGCACAGCTTACTCTATTGATCGGGTCTTTGCTGGGAGCGTTTGTTTATACAATTAATAAATTGTACCCGGCTACCTCATTTGCACA is a genomic window of Chitinophaga sp. LS1 containing:
- a CDS encoding sodium:solute symporter translates to MIIVVILYIIIIVAIGLWAGLKKDKDPKDYFLAGKTLRWPMIGLALFATNISCLHLVSLAQSGYDDGLLSGNFEWMAAFTLILLALFFAPFYIRSGISTLPDFLEKRYNRACRDWLTLISIISAITIHIAFSLLTGGIVLETLFGVNMYTSVTVIACITAVYTIIGGLRAVVVTESIQTVVLVSGAVIITIACFQKMGGWHAMTDVLQEHGQMDKLSMLRSGGNLPWYGVFLGYPVIGIWYWCADQTIVQRILGAKNENHARLGPLFCGFIKILPVFIFILPGLFASTLAKKGLLIAPADSKGIYTVMITQLVPSGLAGIIVAALLSGLMSQVSGALNSISTLVSFDLYKRFKPSASDQQLVRMGRISAGIALLLSICLLPLLNSYNSIFNGVNDIISHIAPPITCVFLLGIFWSRASARAAQLTLLIGSLLGAFVYTINKLYPATSFAQIPFMMMAFYLFIICCIIQVSFSFVYPMQHTAVSATLYWKSPLEPLKNKGSYKVLSILLLLVMAILYSIFK